In Fundidesulfovibrio magnetotacticus, a genomic segment contains:
- a CDS encoding CidA/LrgA family protein, which translates to MHRLFTFLWQTAILWAIYRSSCWLVESTGLPVPGNVVGVALLFTLLCLGVVRLEHVSKASDFLLRHLVFFFIPITVGLMEWGAVFAEHWAVLAAAVLVSSFAPFWLVGRLTQWLHRRGRPCDS; encoded by the coding sequence ATGCACCGGTTGTTCACCTTCCTCTGGCAGACCGCCATCCTCTGGGCCATCTACCGTTCGAGCTGCTGGCTTGTGGAGTCCACCGGGCTCCCCGTGCCGGGCAACGTGGTGGGGGTGGCGCTGCTTTTCACGCTGCTCTGCCTCGGGGTGGTGCGCCTGGAGCACGTCTCCAAGGCCTCGGACTTCCTGCTGCGCCACCTGGTGTTCTTCTTCATCCCCATCACGGTGGGGCTCATGGAGTGGGGCGCGGTGTTCGCCGAGCACTGGGCCGTGCTGGCCGCCGCCGTGCTGGTGAGCTCCTTCGCGCCCTTCTGGCTGGTGGGGCGGCTCACCCAGTGGCTGCACAGGCGGGGCAGGCCGTGCGACAGCTGA
- a CDS encoding type VI secretion system Vgr family protein, translating into MAMERPAFTFTLSGQDPQTFHVVRFTGVEGLSKLYEFEITLLTDRVDLDLETALHAEAVFTIKRPGSGDVTWKGILRQFKLASTVGGRAFHKAVLVPRAWLLTQAQHNRIFLNQDLVQNLRESLKDGGLAQGIDFDLRISGSYPRREYVCQYNETLFNFISRWSERNGLYFYFDQAGPAGRFVLTDSLEVHEPHPGGGSLTYGDVSGLDGPVAGRGVKHFQCEMTRLPHEVLVKDYNYRTPSLDIQATAQVSEEGVGRVYVHGGHMRSLHQAAFLAGVRAQSLGCRSRMFFGESNAPTVQPGYLAHLEKHPREDFNRGYLVVESRHEGAQESWLTAGLGVEGLGDRLFYRNAFAAIPSDVQYRSEIKTPRPHLHGTLLAHVDAEGSGKYAELDEEGRYKVIMPFDVSGRADGRASTWIRMVQPYGGPGHGMHFPLHKGAEVAVIHQEGDPDRPVIMGALHNPEAPSMVTSDNQTQSVITTAGGNRIHMEDKEGSERILLYSQTNGNFIRIGAPNDPPNLGGTGDQTQADRAAGQAIGNTVETMATKGIAITTPQWFSLKAAIANTIILGENSSTTMGLYSTNYIGPCVKVAIGPTKDIKSADVTKFTSWVKHLCVTSSHTGTTHTATLADCTQDYGTYNLTAGETNIRYADLEITALKSVRVYPQDTLYINVGRRVVLTYQEEGTELKQSYLNMNVTSPSVTHAIDDLNQTGATLNQAFGETSLSGASLEMDFANVDLTFGDGTITAASKVVVAGTFDVT; encoded by the coding sequence ATGGCCATGGAACGCCCAGCCTTCACGTTCACCCTTTCGGGCCAGGACCCGCAAACCTTCCACGTGGTGCGCTTCACAGGCGTGGAGGGCCTCTCCAAACTCTATGAGTTCGAGATAACCCTCCTCACCGACCGGGTGGACCTGGACCTGGAGACCGCGCTCCATGCGGAGGCCGTCTTCACCATCAAACGTCCCGGATCCGGCGACGTGACCTGGAAGGGCATCCTGCGCCAGTTCAAGCTGGCGAGCACCGTGGGCGGACGCGCCTTCCACAAGGCCGTGCTCGTGCCCAGGGCCTGGCTGCTCACCCAGGCGCAGCACAACCGCATCTTCCTCAATCAGGACCTCGTGCAGAACCTGCGCGAAAGCCTCAAAGACGGCGGTCTGGCCCAGGGCATCGACTTCGATCTGCGCATCTCCGGCAGCTACCCCCGGCGCGAATACGTCTGCCAGTACAACGAAACGCTCTTCAACTTCATCTCCCGCTGGTCCGAGCGCAACGGGCTCTACTTCTACTTCGACCAGGCCGGACCGGCCGGACGCTTCGTGCTCACCGACAGCCTGGAGGTGCACGAGCCGCACCCCGGCGGGGGAAGCCTGACCTACGGCGACGTTTCGGGCCTGGACGGCCCGGTGGCCGGGAGGGGCGTGAAGCACTTTCAGTGCGAGATGACGCGGCTGCCCCACGAGGTGCTCGTGAAGGACTACAACTACCGCACCCCCAGCCTGGACATCCAGGCCACGGCCCAGGTGAGCGAGGAAGGCGTCGGCAGGGTGTACGTGCACGGCGGGCACATGCGCTCGCTGCATCAGGCGGCGTTCCTGGCTGGAGTCCGGGCGCAGTCGCTGGGCTGCCGGTCCAGGATGTTCTTCGGCGAATCCAATGCGCCCACCGTGCAGCCTGGTTACCTGGCCCACCTGGAGAAACATCCCCGAGAGGACTTCAACCGCGGCTACCTGGTGGTGGAGTCGCGCCACGAGGGCGCGCAGGAGAGCTGGCTCACGGCCGGGCTCGGCGTGGAGGGCCTGGGCGACCGGCTCTTCTACCGCAACGCCTTCGCGGCCATCCCCTCCGACGTGCAGTACCGCTCCGAGATCAAGACCCCCAGGCCCCACCTGCACGGGACCCTCCTGGCCCACGTGGACGCCGAGGGCTCCGGCAAGTACGCCGAACTCGACGAAGAGGGCCGCTACAAGGTGATCATGCCCTTCGACGTGTCCGGGCGCGCCGACGGCAGGGCCTCCACCTGGATTCGCATGGTCCAACCCTACGGCGGGCCGGGCCACGGCATGCACTTCCCCCTGCACAAGGGCGCGGAGGTGGCCGTGATCCATCAGGAGGGCGATCCGGACCGCCCCGTGATCATGGGGGCGTTGCACAACCCCGAGGCCCCGTCCATGGTCACCAGCGACAACCAAACCCAGTCCGTGATCACCACGGCGGGCGGCAACCGCATTCACATGGAGGACAAGGAGGGCTCCGAGCGCATCCTGTTGTACTCCCAGACGAACGGCAACTTCATCCGCATCGGCGCGCCCAACGATCCGCCCAACCTCGGGGGAACCGGCGACCAGACCCAGGCCGACAGGGCGGCGGGTCAGGCCATCGGAAACACCGTGGAAACCATGGCCACCAAGGGCATCGCCATCACCACGCCCCAGTGGTTCTCCCTGAAGGCGGCCATCGCCAACACGATCATCCTGGGCGAGAACTCCTCCACCACCATGGGGCTCTACTCCACCAACTACATCGGCCCCTGCGTGAAAGTCGCCATCGGCCCCACCAAGGACATCAAGAGCGCGGACGTGACCAAATTCACCTCCTGGGTGAAGCACCTGTGCGTCACCTCCTCACACACCGGGACCACGCACACCGCAACCCTGGCCGACTGCACCCAGGACTACGGCACATACAACCTCACCGCCGGCGAAACCAACATCAGATACGCCGACCTGGAGATCACCGCCCTCAAGAGCGTGCGCGTCTACCCCCAGGACACCCTTTACATCAACGTGGGCAGGCGCGTGGTGCTCACCTACCAGGAGGAGGGCACCGAACTGAAGCAGAGCTACCTGAACATGAACGTCACCAGCCCCAGCGTCACCCACGCCATCGACGACCTCAACCAGACCGGGGCCACGCTCAACCAGGCCTTCGGCGAGACGAGCCTCAGCGGGGCCTCCCTGGAGATGGACTTCGCCAACGTGGACCTCACCTTCGGGGACGGCACCATCACCGCCGCCTCCAAGGTGGTGGTGGCGGGCACCTTCGACGTGACCTGA
- a CDS encoding PAS domain S-box protein yields the protein MVLWGLHHFDYPFLRPVAWFAPWGFLIGASLGLLAAVAIIMAYMERLQAELARGERRFRVLFHGNKVPFLLIDPMDGRIVEANDGAAAFYGYEGGELRTMNVSQINTLPPEEIATLRRRAVEGGQQQFLFKHRLKSGEVRTVEVFANPVDISGHTYLFSIVQDVTTRQQALKALQESRERLQAVVENVADAIYLADEEGRFVEVNAAAVRQTGFSRRELLGMGIHDLDASDPPSDLSAFHELLASQPAITFESRHRRADGRLLPVEVRAVRLELGGRPHLLGVVTDLTPRKEAEHSLALANKTLAAILDGIPAYVNVIDAESREVLFMNRALKDSLGVETAGGLCFRVFRGREHACENCSLDRLTPLAGDALNVWEDRNPMTGKWLINHDRILDWFDGRRVRVQVALDISQRKEAEEMMAASLLEKEVLLREIHHRVKNNLQIISSLLSLQESGQDNPGAGQVLSDCRGRVMSMALIHERLYRSRDFTAISLEDYLRDFLPGLVETCRGGRDLRMEIDARGASLGLDQAIPFGLIVNELVTNALKHAFVGRSSGRITVSAAQADGRLTLRVADDGAGLPEGFSPGSTSTLGMQIVTMLAEQLHGELSYASGQGASFTLEFPCGGDFGAARRPERT from the coding sequence ATGGTCCTGTGGGGTCTGCATCATTTCGACTATCCGTTTCTGCGTCCGGTGGCCTGGTTCGCCCCGTGGGGCTTCCTCATCGGCGCGTCCCTGGGGCTTCTGGCCGCCGTGGCCATCATCATGGCCTACATGGAGAGGCTCCAGGCGGAGCTTGCGCGCGGCGAGCGGCGCTTCAGGGTGCTCTTCCACGGCAACAAGGTGCCCTTCCTGCTCATCGACCCCATGGACGGCCGCATCGTGGAAGCCAACGACGGGGCCGCCGCCTTCTACGGCTACGAGGGCGGAGAGTTGCGCACCATGAACGTCAGCCAGATCAACACGCTGCCGCCGGAGGAGATCGCGACGCTGCGCAGGAGGGCCGTCGAAGGTGGGCAGCAGCAGTTCCTGTTCAAGCACAGGCTCAAGAGCGGCGAGGTGCGCACGGTGGAGGTGTTCGCCAACCCCGTGGACATCTCCGGGCACACCTATCTGTTCTCCATCGTGCAGGACGTCACCACGCGCCAGCAGGCCCTGAAAGCCCTGCAGGAGAGCAGGGAGCGCCTGCAGGCCGTGGTGGAGAACGTGGCCGACGCCATTTACCTGGCCGACGAGGAGGGGCGCTTCGTGGAGGTCAACGCGGCGGCCGTGAGGCAGACCGGCTTCAGCCGGAGAGAGCTCCTGGGCATGGGCATCCACGACCTGGACGCCTCCGACCCCCCGTCGGACCTGAGCGCCTTTCACGAACTGCTCGCGAGCCAGCCCGCTATCACGTTCGAATCGCGCCACAGGCGCGCGGACGGCAGGCTGCTTCCCGTGGAGGTCCGCGCGGTGCGCCTGGAGCTGGGCGGCAGGCCCCACCTGCTGGGCGTGGTCACGGACCTGACGCCCAGGAAAGAGGCGGAACACAGCCTGGCCCTGGCCAACAAGACCCTCGCCGCCATCCTGGACGGCATCCCCGCCTACGTGAACGTGATCGACGCGGAAAGCCGCGAGGTGCTCTTCATGAACAGGGCGCTCAAGGATTCCCTGGGCGTGGAAACCGCAGGGGGGCTCTGTTTCAGGGTGTTCCGCGGCAGGGAGCACGCCTGCGAGAACTGCTCCCTGGACAGGCTGACCCCCTTGGCCGGGGACGCCCTGAACGTCTGGGAGGACCGCAACCCGATGACGGGCAAGTGGCTCATCAACCACGACCGCATCCTCGACTGGTTCGACGGCAGGCGGGTGCGCGTGCAGGTGGCCCTGGACATCAGTCAGCGCAAGGAAGCCGAGGAGATGATGGCCGCCTCTCTACTGGAGAAGGAGGTCCTCCTGCGCGAGATCCACCACCGGGTGAAGAACAACCTTCAGATCATTTCCAGCCTCCTGAGCCTCCAGGAGTCCGGCCAGGACAACCCCGGTGCCGGCCAGGTGCTCTCCGACTGCAGGGGCCGCGTGATGTCCATGGCGCTCATCCACGAGCGGCTCTACCGCTCGCGGGACTTCACGGCCATCTCCCTGGAGGATTACCTGCGGGATTTCCTGCCCGGGCTGGTGGAGACCTGCAGGGGAGGGCGCGACCTGCGCATGGAGATCGACGCCCGGGGCGCCAGTCTTGGCCTGGACCAGGCCATCCCCTTCGGGCTCATCGTCAACGAGCTGGTCACCAACGCCCTCAAGCACGCGTTCGTCGGGCGCTCCTCCGGGCGCATCACGGTGTCGGCGGCCCAGGCGGACGGCCGCCTCACCCTGCGCGTCGCCGACGACGGCGCGGGCCTGCCGGAGGGCTTCTCCCCCGGCAGCACCTCCACCCTGGGCATGCAGATCGTCACCATGCTCGCCGAGCAGCTGCACGGCGAGCTCTCCTACGCCTCCGGGCAGGGGGCGAGCTTCACGTTGGAGTTCCCCTGCGGGGGCGACTTCGGGGCGGCGCGGCGTCCGGAACGGACCTGA
- a CDS encoding tyrosine-type recombinase/integrase codes for MGRIRTKFLGVYKRESLTRRHNGKPDVCFDISLKDSTGRKIWEKIGWASEGYTAATASEKRARRIQELRDGVRLPTRKHVLTVDQGFKTFKEKALTGDSRWNRTVEAMWEQHILPVFRNRAMGSLTSLDVDTFRNALLASGRSPQTVRHILGSLRHVYRTLAKWGLFDGLIPVMEMPTVDSGRLRYLTPVEAHALLEAIRSRSLKWWRISLLSLHTGMRLGEVLALRAQDVDLGSGVVNVKDAKTGTRAAYLTGTAREELGKALPDAPGALVFPGRKGRQSRDSSDTFNRAVAQCGLNAGITDPRDKVVFHTLRHTFGSWAIQKGVPIERLAKLMGHSTLELTRRYAKLAPDQMRSSVQVIEDTWRGVTHGRAPGDPRESA; via the coding sequence ATGGGTCGTATCCGGACGAAATTCCTGGGTGTCTACAAACGAGAGAGCCTGACGCGCCGCCACAACGGGAAGCCGGACGTCTGCTTCGACATCTCCCTCAAGGACTCCACCGGGCGGAAGATCTGGGAGAAGATCGGCTGGGCCTCGGAGGGCTACACCGCCGCGACGGCCTCCGAGAAACGGGCCAGGCGCATCCAGGAGCTGCGCGACGGCGTTCGGCTGCCGACGCGCAAGCACGTCCTCACCGTGGACCAGGGCTTCAAGACCTTCAAGGAGAAGGCCCTCACCGGCGACTCGCGCTGGAACCGGACCGTTGAGGCCATGTGGGAGCAGCACATCCTGCCCGTCTTCCGCAACCGCGCCATGGGCTCCCTCACCAGCCTCGACGTGGACACCTTCCGCAACGCCCTGCTCGCTTCCGGTCGCTCCCCGCAGACCGTGCGGCACATACTCGGCTCCCTGCGCCACGTCTACCGCACCCTGGCCAAGTGGGGGCTTTTCGACGGCCTGATCCCGGTCATGGAGATGCCGACGGTCGATTCCGGCCGGCTGCGCTACCTCACCCCCGTCGAAGCCCACGCCCTCCTGGAGGCCATCAGGAGCCGCAGCCTGAAATGGTGGCGCATCTCCCTGCTCTCCCTGCACACCGGCATGCGCCTCGGAGAGGTCCTGGCCCTTCGCGCCCAGGACGTGGACCTGGGTTCCGGCGTGGTCAACGTCAAGGACGCCAAGACGGGCACCCGGGCCGCCTACCTGACCGGCACGGCGAGGGAGGAACTCGGGAAGGCGCTGCCGGATGCCCCGGGCGCCCTGGTGTTCCCCGGCCGCAAGGGTCGGCAGAGCCGCGACAGCTCCGACACCTTCAACCGGGCCGTCGCCCAGTGCGGCCTCAACGCGGGGATCACCGACCCGCGTGACAAGGTGGTCTTTCACACCCTGCGCCACACCTTCGGCAGCTGGGCCATCCAGAAGGGGGTGCCCATCGAGCGCCTCGCCAAGCTCATGGGGCACAGCACCCTGGAGCTGACGAGGCGCTACGCCAAGCTGGCCCCCGACCAGATGCGGTCCTCCGTGCAGGTGATCGAGGACACGTGGCGGGGCGTCACGCATGGCCGAGCACCCGGCGATCCGCGAGAAAGCGCTTGA
- a CDS encoding phage regulatory CII family protein, with protein sequence MRAPSGIPAQTIADLLDWKYATMMSELSGQPGHKLGAERILPLLDVTGSDAPLHFLARERGGVFVKLPQVEGPLEPVTRQCLVAMREFGELVGATSDALVDGAISPEEAKHILRLGHEAVTAVMALLKVVEARPC encoded by the coding sequence TTGCGCGCGCCTTCGGGCATCCCGGCTCAGACCATCGCCGACCTGCTGGACTGGAAGTACGCCACCATGATGAGCGAGCTGTCCGGCCAGCCCGGCCACAAGCTCGGCGCGGAACGCATCCTGCCGCTCCTGGACGTGACCGGCTCCGACGCGCCCTTGCACTTCCTGGCCAGGGAGCGCGGCGGGGTGTTCGTCAAGCTGCCCCAGGTCGAGGGACCGCTGGAGCCCGTCACCAGACAGTGCCTGGTGGCCATGCGCGAATTCGGCGAGCTGGTGGGGGCCACCTCGGACGCCCTGGTGGACGGCGCCATCTCGCCCGAGGAGGCCAAACACATCCTGCGCCTGGGGCACGAGGCCGTCACGGCCGTCATGGCGCTGCTCAAGGTGGTGGAGGCGCGGCCATGCTGA
- a CDS encoding XRE family transcriptional regulator: protein MKTCFADNLTDLSREEKLQIFLNRSGLTFKAIGGKLDMSGTAAAKLCRGETIPVRRHAELVALGIPAEYLPRPEDIKPGPKPRRSLATESAIVAA from the coding sequence ATGAAAACGTGTTTTGCGGACAACCTAACCGATTTATCCAGGGAAGAAAAGCTCCAGATATTTCTCAACCGTTCCGGCCTCACATTCAAGGCCATCGGCGGGAAGCTGGACATGTCGGGCACGGCGGCCGCCAAGCTCTGCCGGGGCGAGACGATCCCCGTGCGTCGTCACGCCGAGCTGGTGGCCCTGGGTATCCCGGCGGAATACCTCCCCCGTCCGGAGGACATCAAGCCCGGCCCCAAACCGCGCCGTTCTCTGGCGACGGAATCGGCGATCGTGGCCGCCTGA
- a CDS encoding helix-turn-helix domain-containing protein — protein MSGQIRFIFPLVKIKCNWSDILSDIGDRLAKLGKILGKEEQELGRIGGVTKETFSKYKNGLAYPRCEALQRWVAELGLNANWLLIGEEPMFRSESAVSHLQDPIAQRVETVAKVMREAGASDEEIRRAVMAAVGATTSPVGDQFFDAGGKGPVAKRSVAGPSSEAGKE, from the coding sequence TTGAGTGGGCAGATACGGTTTATCTTTCCACTGGTCAAGATAAAATGCAACTGGAGTGACATTTTGTCTGATATTGGTGACCGGCTAGCCAAGCTTGGAAAAATTCTTGGCAAGGAAGAACAGGAACTTGGGCGCATCGGTGGCGTAACCAAGGAAACGTTCTCCAAGTATAAAAACGGCTTGGCTTATCCTCGCTGTGAAGCCCTCCAGCGGTGGGTCGCTGAGCTTGGGCTCAATGCCAATTGGCTGCTGATCGGAGAGGAACCGATGTTCCGCTCCGAATCGGCAGTTTCCCATTTGCAGGATCCTATCGCTCAGAGAGTGGAGACCGTGGCAAAGGTCATGCGTGAGGCAGGGGCCTCGGACGAAGAGATTCGCCGGGCAGTGATGGCAGCTGTTGGAGCCACCACGAGCCCGGTCGGGGACCAATTCTTCGATGCGGGCGGGAAAGGCCCTGTTGCGAAGAGATCGGTTGCCGGGCCATCCAGTGAGGCCGGGAAGGAGTAG